tatcctaacctataaagataggttaggttaggttaggttaggtggggttggttaggttcggttatatatctacgttaattttaactccaataaaaaataattgacctcatacattatgaaatgggtagctttatcatttcataagaaaaaaattagagaaaatacattaattcaggaaaacttggcatattaggcaaatcgggccttgcatagtagcctgagaagtgagttctggctactaggtacgatatatatatatatatatatatatatatatatatatatatatatatatatatatatgtatatatatatatatatatgtcgtacctaatagccagaacgcatttctcagcctactattcaaggcccgatttgcctaataagccaagttttcatgaattaatgttttttcgtctacctaacctacctaacctaacctaacctagctttttttggctacctaacctaaccttacctttaaatataggttaggttaggttaggtagggttggttaggttcggtcatatatctacgttaattttaactccaataaaaaaaaattgaccccatacatagagaaaagggttgctttatcatttcataagaaaaaaattatagtaaatatattaattcaggaaaacttggcttattaggcaaattgggccttgaatagtaggctgagaagtgagttctggctattaggtacgacatatatatatatatatatatatatatatatatatatatatgtcgtacctagtagccagaactcacttctcagcctactatgcgaggcctgatttgcctaataagcctagttttcatgaattaatgttttttcgacaacctaacctacctaacctaacctaacctaacgttttcggctacctaacctaacctaacctatagagataggttaggttaggttaggtagggttggttaggttcggtcatatatctacgttaattttaactccaataaaaaaaaattgacctcatacatgatgaaatgggtagctttatcatttcataagaaaaaaaatagagaaaatatattaattcagtaaaacttggcttattaggcaaatcgggcctcgcatagtaggctgagaagtgagttctggctactaggtacgacatatatatatatatatatatatatatatatatatatatatatatatatatatgtcgtacctagtagccagaacgcacttctcagcttactatgcaaggcccattttgcctaatgagccaagttttcatgaattttttgtttttcgactacctaacctacctaacctaacctaagctaactttttcggctacctaacctaacctaacctataaagataggttaggttaggttaggtagggttggttaggttcggtcatatatttacgttaaatttaactccaataaaaaaaaatttagctcatacataatgaaatgggtagctttatcatttcataaaaaaaaattagagaaaatatgttaattcgtgaaaacttggcttattaggcaaattaggcctttcatagtaggctgagaagtgcgttctggctactaggtacgacatatatatatatatatatatatatatatatatatatatgtcgtacctagtagccagaactcacttctcagcctactatgcatggcccgatttgcctaataagcctagttttcatgaattaatgttttttcgacaacctaacctacctaacctaacctaacctaacgttttcggctacctaacctaacctaacctataaagataggttaggttaggttaggtagggttggttaggttcggtcatatatctacgttaatttgaactccaataaaaaaaaattgacctcatacataatgaaatgggtagctttatcatttcataagaaaaaaattagagaaaatatattaattcagtaaaacttggcttattaggcaaatcgggcctcgcatagtaggctgagaagtgagttctggctactaggtacgacatatatatatatatatatatatatatatatatatatatatatatatatatatatatatatatatatatatatatatatatatatatatatatatatatatatatatatatatataatactccaATACGATTCTGGAACTTGCTGTATTTAACTTTTACTGGGTATCAGAGGCGGAAGTTCTTCAGTTTTCAAGGGCATACTTCAGAATATCAGAAGTAGTAAAGGATTTTGGTGCTTGATATCTTAAAGGGATCAGTTGTTATGTTAGCTATTCTACGGGTAGAATGGGTTAGTAATGACAGAACTAACCTCAAAACAACCAGCTGGCcgttcctgcaacctgtcctcatacttaAGGCTTTAAGGCAATGTTTTCGTTACCGATTTCAGCGTAAGTATTATCTTGGTTTTAGTGATATTGGAAGTGTGGTAATATTAACGGCTCTTGGGGGTTTACGACCATCGGCTTCAGTAGGTTAAGTGAGTTGCTTCGTTTCTTCCGTTTCTTGCTTAACACTTGAAATTCGACGCTTCTCAAATCTGGAGAAGAGGCTGGTGCCGGAGCAGCCAGTAGATGATAACTTGACTGGCTTCCTTGTGAAGACTGCTGGGTGCCACTCACACACTCAGTGCCTGTTGGGTGCCACTCACACACTCAGTGCCTGCTGGGTGCCACTCGCTCAGACAGTGCCTGCTGGGTGGCACTCGCCCTGAGTGTGCCTGCTAGAATATACACCCTCAGTGCCTGCTGGAATATACACCCTCAGATAGTGCCTGCTGGATGGCACACCCTCAGACAGTGCCTGCTGGATGACACACCCTCAGACAGTGCCTGCTGGATGACACACCCTCAGACAGTGCCTGCTGGATGGCACACCCTCAGACAGTGCCTGCTGGATGACACACCCTCAGACAGTGCCTGCTGGATGGCACACCCTCAGACAGTGCCTGCTGGATGGCACACCCTCAGACAGTGCCTGCTGGATGGCACACCCTCAGACAGTGCCTGCTGGATGGCACACCCTCAGACAGTGCCTGCAGGATGGCACACCCTCAGACAGTGCCTGCTGGATGGCACACCCTCAGACAGTGCCTGCTGGATGGCACACCCTCAGACAATACCAGGCGAGGCGCTGTCCCCTGCAGCGGTGGTGACGGGTGACGGAtgacggtggtgacgggtggCGGTGGCAGGTGCGTCAGCTAGTTGATCCCTGGGCGGCAGAAGCACCATTGAAAGAGGAGAAAGATGAGTATGGATCCCCCGGCTGACATGAAGCACGGCCCAACCACTACCAGCGGGGTGGTGTAGGCGTACATGGTGACCGGCGTGAAGTCTCGCGGGTCCGTACAATTGGCTGTAGTGGAGGAGAGAACTTGTCACGCACACGACAAAGAAAACCAATCATTATTGCATTGCATAGGttacaaaaaaatatattttacgctgccattctccatctctctctctctctctctctctctctctctctctctctctctctctctctctctctctctctctctctctctctctctctctctctctctctctctctctctctctctctctctctctctctgtctctctgtctctctctctctctctctctctctctctctctctctctctctctctctctctctctctctctctctctctccccaccgctTGTCACTCACCTAAGAGACCATAGGTGCGGTAGGTGATCCCGGTGATGATGGCGCCGATGAGGTAGATGATGGTGCAGCAGATGACGGACATGATGACCAGGaacctgaccccacaccaccctaCGGGGTGACGTCGGTGGCGGGGCTCCCCGTCCGTCACGTGGTACGCCTTCCCCAGCGTCATCTGCGGGAGCACGCCCGCGTCAGGGCGTGAGTGTGTAGTGACAACCTCATGATAACGACACAGTGTTGGAGCCTGTGAGGCGCCCCATACTGACTACCCCCTTAGACGACTGCGCCACAACTAAACAGGGTAAAAATAATTGCAACCGGGGGTGCTACTGCCCtcgcacggatcctgcagcctctccgagacacaaactggGTTTTTATGCAATTCCCACATGCACccgggcaacctgtcctcttaaaaagaccgtcgcttttggccgtttgcccgtatggacgaatttggacgtaatttgaaaatgaaaaataaaatgaaaataaatttgggattttttttttcaacaacagtaagttaagggtcctctggttggttaggtgggcaggaaattctcataaagtttcaaaacgttatgaaaaacattaatttaaagtgtcctcttataacctctgagcgtaagccggacgactcaaatagaaaacggaacagaacgtcacttttgtgagtcgatttca
This genomic window from Procambarus clarkii isolate CNS0578487 chromosome 1, FALCON_Pclarkii_2.0, whole genome shotgun sequence contains:
- the LOC123748346 gene encoding uncharacterized protein, which encodes MTLGKAYHVTDGEPRHRRHPVGWCGVRFLVIMSVICCTIIYLIGAIITGITYRTYGLLANCTDPRDFTPVTMYAYTTPLVVVGPCFMSAGGSILIFLLFQWCFCRPGIN